The Papaver somniferum cultivar HN1 unplaced genomic scaffold, ASM357369v1 unplaced-scaffold_83, whole genome shotgun sequence genome has a segment encoding these proteins:
- the LOC113345722 gene encoding ABC transporter G family member 6-like — MSRANSFSEKKLGGSNRIRPSDIELEDLDDSSVNDWNNPARMSPTLGELLKRVGDSTRIEGDLIPTTSEHRVIDMNEHGGGADDSLPSRSVPFVLSFNNLTYSVKVPTKMRLPTCFRRKNKLGDESLASSRPSTKTLLNNISGEAKDGEILAVLGASGSGKSTLIDAIANRIAKGSLKGTVTLNGEVLQSRLQKVISAYVMQDDLLYPMLTVEETLMFSAEFRLPRSLSKSKKKARVQALIDQLGLRNAANTVIGDEGHRGVSGGERRRVSIGTDIIHDPILLFLDEPTSGLDSTSAFMVIKVLQRIAQSGSIVMMSIHQPSYRILGLLDRVIFLSRGQTVFNGRPSNLPRFFEDFGHPIPENENKTEFALDFIREQEVSPAGTKSLVEFNKTWIYMNRKNSCTYSANAVDYRGLSLKEAISASISKGKLVSGATNNDPNFTSTMETFANPPWTEINVLNRRSLLNMKRMPELVGIRLGAVTITGFILATVFWHLDNSPRGLQERLGFFAFAMSTTYYTCAEALPVFLTEKFIFMRETAYNAYRRSSYVLSRAIVDLPALVLLSVAFAVITYWSVGLAGGFHGFLFFFLIILASFWAGSSFVTFLSSVISHVMVGYTVVVAVLAYFLLFSGFFMNRDRMPVYWLWFHYISLIKYPFEAVLQNEFADPNKCFINGAQIFDTTPLKGFPMELKEKLLKSISSTLGFELTPTTCVTTGMDILKDQGVTQLNKWNCLLITVAWGVFFRILFYFFLLIGSKNKRR; from the coding sequence ATGTCTCGTGCTAATAGTTTCAGCGAAAAGAAACTTGGAGGTTCAAATCGCATTAGACCATCAGATATTGAACTAGAAGATTTAGATGATAGTTCTGTTAATGACTGGAACAATCCTGCAAGAATGTCACCGACTCTTGGAGAACTCTTAAAACGTGTCGGTGATTCAACACGTATCGAAGGCGATCTTATACCTACGACGTCCGAGCATCGAGTTATCGATATGAATGAACACGGCGGTGGTGCTGATGATTCTTTACCATCAAGATCTGttccttttgttctttctttcaATAACCTTACGTACAGTGTTAAAGTCCCTACAAAAATGAGACTTCCTACATGTTTTCGTCGTAAAAACAAGCTTGGAGATGAAAGTTTAGCATCATCGAGACCTAGTACAAAGACTTTGTTGAATAATATATCTGGTGAAGCTAAAGATGGTGAGATTCTTGCTGTTCTTGGTGCTAGTGGATCAGGTAAATCGACGTTAATCGATGCTATAGCCAATCGAATAGCTAAAGGAAGTTTAAAAGGAACTGTGACACTAAATGGTGAAGTTTTACAGTCTCGTTTACAAAAAGTGATTTCTGCTTATGTTATGCAAGATGATCTTTTGTATCCAATGTTAACTGTTGAAGAAACACTTATGTTTTCAGCTGAGTTCCGTTTACCTAGATCTCTTTCTAAATCGAAGAAAAAAGCTCGGGTTCAAGCTTTAATTGATCAGTTGGGGTTAAGAAATGCTGCGAATACTGTTATCGGTGACGAAGGTCATAGAGGTGTTTCTGGTGGTGAACGGAGAAGAGTTTCTATTGGTACTGATATTATTCACGATCCTATACTTCTATTTCTCGATGAGCCAACGTCTGGTTTGGATTCTACAAGTGCGTTTATGGTTATCAAAGTACTTCAAAGGATTGCTCAAAGTGGTAGTATTGTTATGATGTCGATTCATCAACCGAGTTATCGAATTCTTGGTCTTCTCGATCGGGTAATTTTCTTATCTCGGGGACAAACTGTTTTTAATGGTAGACCTTCAAATCTTCCTCGTTTTTTCGAGGATTTTGGGCATCCAATTCCAGAGAATGAAAATAAGACAGAGTTTGCATTAGATTTTATTCGTGAACAAGAAGTTTCTCCTGCTGGTACTAAGAGTTTAGTGGAATTCAACAAAACATGGATTTACATGAATAGGAAGAATTCTTGTACTTACTCTGCAAATGCTGTAGATTATCGAGGGTTATCACTGAAAGAAGCTATTAGTGCAAGTATTTCCAAAGGGAAATTAGTTTCTGGTGCAACAAATAATGATCCTAATTTTACATCTACAATGGAAACATTTGCAAATCCTCCATGGACTGAAATCAATGTTTTGAATAGACGCTCGTTGTTGAATATGAAACGAATGCCTGAGCTTGTTGGTATCAGATTGGGTGCAGTTACTATCACTGGTTTTATTTTAGCAACAGTCTTTTGGCATCTTGATAATTCACCGAGGGGTTTACAAGAAAGATTAGGATTTTTCGCATTCGCAATGTCTACAACTTACTACACTTGTGCTGAAGCTCTTCCTGTTTTTCTAACCGAGAAATTCATTTTCATGAGAGAAACTGCTTATAATGCGTACCGCCGGTCATCTTATGTTTTATCTCGTGCAATCGTCGATTTGCCTGCTCTAGTCTTACTTTCGGTCGCCTTTGCAGTAATTACTTACTGGTCTGTTGGTCTAGCCGGTGGGTTCCATGggttcttgttctttttcttgaTAATCTTAGCTTCATTTTGGGCGGGTTCTTCTTTCGTAACATTCTTATCTTCGGTTATCAGTCATGTTATGGTAGGTTATACCGTGGTGGTCGCAGTTCTTGCTTACTTCCTTCTATTCAGTGGATTCTTTATGAACAGAGATAGAATGCCAGTTTACTGGTTATGGTTTCATTATATCTCTTTGATTAAGTATCCATTCGAAGCTGTTCTGCAAAATGAATTCGCGGATCCAAACAAATGTTTCATCAACGGAGCTCAGATTTTCGATACTACCCCGTTAAAAGGTTTCCCAATGGAATTGAAAGAAAAGTTATTGAAATCAATAAGTAGTACACTGGGGTTCGAGTTAACGCCGACTACTTGCGTTACAACCGGAATGGATATATTGAAAGATCAAGGTGTCACTCAACTTAATAAGTGGAATTGCTTGCTGATTACTGTTGCTTGGGGTGTGTTTTTTAGGATTCTCTTCTACTTCTTTTTGTTAATTGGAAGTAAGAACAAAAGAAGGTGA